ctcctgggtatatatccgaaaaaaacaaaaccactaatttgaaaaatacatgcaccccaatgttcatagcagcattatgtacaattgccaagatatggaagcaacttaagtgtccatcaacaggtgaatgggtaaagatgtggtgtgtatgtatacacacacgcgcgcacacacgcgcgcgccgaaaaggaatactactcagccataaaaaagaagaatgtaattttgccatttgcaacaacatggatggagttCCAGGGTATTGTGCtatgtgaaataaatcagagaaagataaatactgtaatgatatcacttatatgtggaatcttaaaaatataacaaactagtaaatataaaaaagcagcagactcaaCGTATActgagaacaaattagtggttaccaatggggagaagaAAGGGGGGAGGAGCAATACAAGGGTGgcagattaagaggtacaaaccattatgtataaaaaaagctacaaggatatactgtacaacagggaatatagccaatgttttagaATAACTACAAGTGTaggataacctttaaaaattgtgaatcactatctTGTACACCTGtagcttatataatattatacatcaactatacttcaatttaaaaataagaaaaccaaaagaagGATGTTATGGCATACAAACTATTCCTCAgtaaaactgttccaaaaaaatggaagcaaagtACCACAAACACTAAAGTGATCACAACACAGTCTGGAAAGAGGGTAGCTATAATAGAAGTGCACATTTTAATAGGAAagtgtcaaaaattaaaacatagcCAAGTATATAATTTCCAATTCAatggagagaacagaaaaacagaaagcacttAATCTGAACAGTATTAAAGGGGGATGTAGGGTTGGGGCACAGGAGGCAATAAACAAGCAGGGTAAACAGAATGCCCAAAACAGCAGAGTAagtcacaataataataattacaataaacCTAGACTAAACCTGACAGTTATAGGACATTGTCAGAGTAGGTTAAAAACTGTTAACAATAACAATATATgtagatgtacacacacacacacaaatggaaagatctctctctctgacacacacacacacacacacacacacacacacacacacacacacacaaagggaacTGTTGTAACAGGAAATATTTAACTAGctatatttttatacaaaataCTTCAAGGCAAAAAACTCCGACACTGTCACTAGGGGTAAAGAGAGTCTCTATGAGGCCTCTGTATTATGAACATACTATTCTATACTATTATAGAACAGAACAGTGTATTACATatctatgtattatatataataatgtccAAGTTTACATGAGTTTTTCAATGAAATACTGTTACACTATTTCTTTTACTAATCTCCATCTGCACATTCCTTTCTTTTATGCACATGGCCAAATCATTGAAACTTCACCTCCATTCCACCAAGTCAAAATGAATTCTCTTAATGTGTAAAGTTTAAGAAACAAAGCAGTTTTCCaactcatattttttaaaaggtgacctCAAGACTATACAGATATACAGATAACACATTTCCTTACTAGTTATGTGCTCCTGTTTCGAGGgcaatttaaacattaaaaaaaaaagaagtgtgaagACTGATGATTCTGGAGCAAGGCTGCCTGGGTTTTTAACCCCAATTCcaccacttaatagctgtgtcgCTTAAAACATTGCTtaaccttagtttccttatctctaaaatgggggaAAGGGATTGAAAAATAGTGCCTACCTCGCTGGATTGtcttattaaatgaaataatccacaTAAAGTATATAGAAAATGCTTGACACAAAGTgatcaaaaatattctttatgatTCATTGTTATTAACGGAACTGCAAAAACTTCTTCATATCCTAAATGATGttcctttaaaatgaaatttaaataacttaaaaagcattttaaaatgtaaaaacttgaCAATATCGACCAATGGATTAAACATaaaaccataaatatttattgtagttGAGGAATTCACTTAATAGGCATTTAATTGAAAGCCTATATGCCACTCACCAAAAGGATACACAGAAAAAGATTAGCATCCTAGAAAAGCTATTTCTtatggaggagaaaaataaatctaatataATGAGGtatctgtattttataaaattggaAATTATTCCAATTTATGGAAAGCTCTTATAAATCATTTGCATGACCAAtcctccccccaaaacaaaaatatagcaaaatgagTATAATCACTATAAACACTTTAAATCCATTTAGGACACTATATAGTGTCCCAAAGTTATTGCAAATGTGTTAAAACCACATCCTTGATAAGAGAACAAATACTGTTAAAAACAGACTTTATCATGTATAAAAGAAACCATACAGTAAAGATAGCCCATTAATCCTACTTCTAGAAATCTACCCAGAAGATACTTCCAATAacacaaaaatacatacacatcaGAATTACTCATTGCATCATTTGTAATTGCAAAAAATTACTCAGACACCTAAATGTCCATACACAGCAAAGTGGCCGGATAAACTATGCTACATCTACACAAAAAAAGTGGTATAcctctgttaaaaagaaaaggggaaactcTCTGTAAACAGGCATAGAGTGATTACCAGGGCATACTATTAAACACATTAAAGTGGAAGGGAGAAGTTACATGTTATCCTTCatgcaagaaagaaaatatatgtgtatctatctgtgcaaaagaaatacagaaaggtTAAACCAGAAAACAGATTGGTTACTAACAATGGGTAGATGAGGAAGTgacagaaagaagacagaaatgagaATGGGGCAGCAGGAATGAGGGAGGAGTGtttatcttgtttatctttttacatAGCTGTGACTCTTAGAACCACATTAATGTTTCATATACccttcacacacaccccaaataaACCATTAAACCCAGCCACAATGTGGAGAGAATCCAAAATGGAGCACAAACACTAACAAATAAACCTAAAGAATCATGATGAaggagtggaaaagaaaaagaacttttgaTTCATACTtacaaagctaaagaaaaaaaagaactgaacatAAATAGTGCAATATACTTAATAAACGTGTCTCTCTGGGGGGGTTAGGATTAGCACTCTAAAACTACTTGTGTGTGTCAACagctgacctttgaacaacatgggtgtGAAATGTGCCtgtccacttatatgtgggtttcttttttttttttttactagatacACACTACAGTACTATATGATCCAAGGATACagaaccatggatacagagggacaGCTGTAAAGTTATATGCCAACTTTCAACTGTGAGGAGAGTCAGTGCCCCAACTCAGAgctgttcaaggatcaactgtactagatattttaaaaatacataaatacattgtATATAATAAGAGCCACGTTTCTCAGTACTGAAGAAAAATgtcataaataaggaaaaactgaaacaaatccTGTGGTGTTAGATTAGAATCAGAACTATCAGTGTAcacttacattttttaatgtacataagcaaacatatacatagatatatgcaTCAGTTAGTATACATAATTTCCTAGCCCTATCTACTAaaagggcctagaagcaatgacaccaAAATGGCAATACACACACCTACGTGAGAAGATGTTGGTTTTTAaacaccattctccaataaaaggatcaagggctccttggagaagtggTTACTGGTTCCAAGCCTGGGGTGGGAAAAATACAAGATATTCCTATAACATTTTGTGGTGTCAGAAAGAAAGTGTTCAAAAAAATTGGAGACTTGTTGAAAGAATTCAGGAGCCAACTCAAAGGAGTTCCTAAAGGTCAAAGGTAGAACAatttgaataaacaaaataatgataattgaATTTTGACCCACAGAATAGAATATCCAAATCCATACAGATACAAATTAATAAACGGGGGCAGGGGTGGCGGAAGGGTAATGACACAGATTTTCATTACAAAAGAATTCCaagaaataaatgtagaaagaaaggGCAAAACAGAAAATCACTATTAGGCAAATACCACAGTAATAACTGTTGCAGACAAGATCCACAAATGAATGCAAAAATTAGCGGGcttgaggagaaaaagaaatctgtacACCGCAAAGTATCTCCTCTGAGATATTtaattaactacaaagaaaaagacagtaactttacagtggagaaacctggcagacatcCCCTTAACGAAGTGATCAAGGTTAAAGTGATGCAGGTCGAAATTAAGGACCTCCTGAAATGACTCACTAGAACGCATCTCTGATCTGAACCTCTTGatattatctatttctgtggTAGTCTTCCAAAAATGCAAAACCTCATTCTAATCATGTGAGTGTACtggacaaacccaaattgaggaacaTCATACAacatacctgaccagtactcttcaaaaatagCGAAGTcatgaaagataaggaaaaactgaagaaatgCCAGTGATTGGAGAAGACTAAGGAGCAGTAACAAATAAATGCAAGGTGGGATCCTATATaggatcttggaacagaaaagaaCGCCTAGTAGAAAGctggtgaaattcaaataagATCTATAGATTAGTTAATAGCATTGCACCAAAGTGAATTTCCTGGTTTTAATAATTGTGTTATGTTCAtacaaaatgttataattttaggAGAAGCTGGATGaggggatatatgggaactctactatattttgcaatttttctgttggtctaaaattagttcaaaattaaaagttaaaaaaatccaGTCTGTTCTATGATTTAAAAGAGAACACTTAAGACCAACTTCATTTTATCATATTGAATACTgtatttaatatgaaaaataaagctaTAAGGTTAAGTTACAATTTGAAACTTTGTTTTAAGACTGAAGCTATGAAGTGGGGCAACACTACTTCATTTGGTCTTCAGCAGAAAATCTAATACTTCTTTGTTCCTACTACCATCTTGTTCCATGAGGGAACATCTTATATGCAAGAAGAAACATAAACTACATAAACAACAACAGGCTCAAGATGAAGTTGAAGAACATGAGAAATTATTTAATGACAGTACTCTTGAAATTATATGTCTGTAAAGAACACCAGAATAATCCCACAGTGAAGTTTGTTTCTGGGGGAAAATCTAACACGGAAAGCCTCACTTGATAAGCAGTTGGAGTTGGGGGCTcctttgtgtgtatgtgattgTACtcttggttgttttcttttttgtgggggaTTGGCTGAGAGAAAaagtttttaactaaaaatacatGCACAGTTGATCAAAATTTACTAAAGAACAAATCTTCTACATTTTTAGACAATCTTTTAAAGAGTCCTCTGTTCTGATCTGAATTATCCATTAACTTGTGGGAATTCAAGCTCACCCCCTTATTgttaaaatacatattcataaAACTTTTACAGTTGTGCTGTTCTAGTTACAAATAGCTTCTACTTTTCTAGGACATAATTTCACTTTGTTTAAGCAAGAATTCATTAAAGAAGCTATAAATAACCTTTAAATATTTAGCCATGAACAGAGGGTGGACTGGCCTTGATGGCTTATTTTAGTACTAATgcagaatgctttttaaaagctaCATTTTAGCATGCATCAAGCTAATGATTAACACTTGCAGTGTAATTTTCAACGttagaataaatttctctttattttaaggaGTTCTaccaaaagaaaatatgtttttcaatCATTTACTACTAGGAAAGTAAccttaaagaacaaaaatgtttGGGAGATTAAAACAtacaatttcttattttaaaatgttatttacttatttatctatttatttatttttatcatctagacaacctttccttctctcccaaaACATAATGCCAGTTAAAACAGCACACACTAGGGAAGAACTGCCTATGGATTTGTAAGAATTCAAGGATCCACTGTGTGGTGCATTTAACATATATATGAATCAAAGACATTTCTATATTTGATTCTGAATCATAAAGTTCACAACATTTTAGAGACCAAGTTTcataaaatttttacttaaaaaaactttacaaaataccattcttccaatcaaagaaacTTTCCCTTGGGTACATGCAGCTTTCTGTCTTAGAGATTACAGAATGACAGTCAAAGggggagagattttttaaataaccacCTAGCTGCAAAACCTACaagaagtagattttttttaaagtgcctttAAAATGCTAAAGCAAGTAATATAATTGTTGAttctatttgaaattttaaaagtttctttaaaatcgCCCATATGGTACGCACAATATCACAGCTGGTACAAAACTACCAGTATTTAgttcaaaacacaaaaacaatgcATATGAACagtattctttgaaaaataattcaaaatgctgCCACTACTTCATAAGGCAAACTTAAACAAGAGTGTTGACAGTATTCAGAGAATTAACGAAACAAGCTGaatattaaaagtatttaaatatttactctgatttctttttaacaCCATTGATAACAGTAAGAGAACTTGCTGtcaaattaactcagaatggctTATTTCAAATTACATGTAACATTTTGCTATATATATTCTAAACAATTGCAAAACTAGGTTTTAGGATGTAAACTCCCATTTCCTAGGCAGGCCCTAGTTTTTCTGCTGCAATCTGGCAGCTTTGAACTTTGAAACCCTCTTTGTAGTTCCTTCTGATACTTCTGACAGAACTTCTTTTCGTTCTGGAATGGTGGGTAGCACAGGATGAGCCATGGCTGGGTGTGGTGTTAAGGAAGGTGacaaaaattctttttctattaCAGTTCCAGAAAAAGCCTGGAAGACAAAAGTCAGATTAtgataataaaatgcaaataaggTGCCCACAAAATCTTTATCCTGTATTTGCCAATTAGACATTTCTTTCCATTGAAAGTAAATTCATAAGATTTTTTTGATAGACAGAACTATAATATCAAAATACAAATTACTCATAGAAATCAAGTACcattaaaatatatcttaattaCACCACCAAATATAAGTAGATTTTTTAATAGTACACAggcaacaaaaatgtaaaaaacacgttcacatgggatttttttaaatgggtaaataaaaGGTCCACAGCTTTCATACATTCCATTTATATCCAGACCATGCtgtgaaaaataatgtattaaaattaagaattctaTTAGGGTGTCAAACATCAGCTGATGAATTAGCTATCCTATGGCGGCCATGCTGCCTGTAAGCCAAGAGCTTAGTTTCAGCAGCAGTGACATCTCTTAGGTGGTGTTCATTCATGCAATTATTTGAGTATTTTATTGCATCTTGCCTCATTTTTATTTGAGGTCAGTGGAAACTGAAAATTGAAAGTGCTGGTGCTAGTGGAAATAAGTATCAGTCTCAAATTTTCATACAATTAATTCAATGAGAGAAATCAAGGCACCACAAAAAATGATTCTTTAATTTCAACCAGATGTTTGCTGGACTTAATTTTGGTCAACTGTATGTAATGTATGTATGTAATGTGTacaaaatgatggaaataaaaccaaagatatGTCTTTCTATGTCTTTTTATGTACAGATCTATCGAAATCAAGaagttatgatttttttccccaagatttcTAGTATTTGAAACCCCCTCACTTTCATCTTCTAAAGACTCTCATTACGTACAAACTAAAATTTGACATGTAAACCTTCATGTATATTTAGCTTGACTTTGTCTACCAAGTGTACAAAATGACAATGTATCACTTGAATAGTTTAAAAAGCCAACCTCCACCAGCTTGCCCcaccaaagaaacaaaagccaaaaatgCCCTGACCCTCCCACAGTACTTTGAGACCTTGGGTGGAGTCCAGCtcttaaaagaaattcaaagttTACTGTTCTAAAAACTCTATGTTATCACGATGAGCACAGAGACTTATTATactaaaaatgcttttgaaaaagagactattttaacatttaaagatATCAAAAAAGATATCTTTCAAAGTACTTGCCATAATCCCATGAACTATTTATtctgatgttaaaaaatttatagCCATCTAGGTGCTAACTGTATCAGTTCAATACAAAATGCAAAGCTATTAAATaggatgaaatgaaaataatttccagACTTGAGCTCTAGCTATACCACAATATATTAAGTCCTTAGAAAAACCTCATTTTCAGACACTTAAAAACAGCAAAATTCTGCCACCTGTTTTTCTAACAGTAGGGAAGACTATTAAATAAGTTAAGATACTCTCCAGGTCAACTGAAATCATTATattgggagaagggaaggagaataTCCTAATTACCAATGACCCCTCCATCCCCAGTTACCATTTAGTACAACTAGTACCACTTAGGGACTATTTAGCAAAAGCAACAGAAGTTTTACATATGTTTATTCATATATAAAGATCTATATTTTTCTATGTGTTTGACTTATACTCAAATGGGTATATCAGTTTGATATGGGTATGAGTTCCCCAGTCTTCCTAAATActtcttaaattaaaaatctgaaataccCACCAAACATAAGAGTAAAAAAATATCAAGTCTGGATATAATGGAAACCATAACATTCCTATTTTGGTATCTCCCAATACCCCTCCTTTCCCCACACACAAAACTATGTACAACATGGTTGGTAagagtatatgtgtgtgcactCATTTTTCTGAGGAGAGGACCTCCAGCTCTCACTAGATTGTAAAATGGCTCCACAATTCCAAAGAGTTAAAAATTTCACTGGCACGAGCCAAAACACAAAAGGACTATAGATAATTATCtgtcatgtatatatttttactttaactCAACCAAagcatttaaaagagaaaagtacaATCTGCTACTTGAACTAACGTAAAATGACTATAAGTCTGATCTAgtggaatttatttaaaataagctgctaaataattttctagacatgggacttccctggcagtccagtggttaagtacccatgcttccactgcatggggcatgggtttgaatcctggtcgGGTaagtaagattccacatgctgtgtggtgcagccaaaaaaaaaaattctagccaaaaatgaaatacatatgcTAATTAAGATACTTTAAAATTCctatttcacagaaacagaacttCAAGAGTGGTAATACTTTCATTTTGAACcactttattttaatacctatatTGTGTTTCCTAGTgactattaattttttataaattattaactATCAAAAAAGTACAAGCctagaattaattaattaggatCTATGACTTTTGAGACTAAATATATGTACGAACTAAAGAAGCTACAAGATAAACAATGCCATTACTCTGTCGATTAACttcaataattatataaaataatttaagaacaaTAAGATTAAATGATTTCCAGACCATACCTGGAAGATACAGcagctacaatttttaaaaaatcttttcaactCCAAAATGGGGAAAATGAATTGCATACCCCTTTGAAATGGAGCTACCACCACCTTTTTAACTCACAAAAATTGGTCAAAGatactatataaaataaagagttaAAGATACACATATACCTCAGGTGTTATTGATAAAGGCAAAAGTTTCTTTTGATGATTTTCTTGTTGTTCCTCGTCCAAAACGCTCTCATTAGCATCACTACAAGTGGCCTCTTCACAGCTAATGTTCCTCAAGACTCCCCGTCTATCATCGAAGTCAGCAGCACTGCTTTCACTGGTATCACTGCAAACACTGTTCTCTCTACTACGAGACTTCAGGATGGACTTACGAGGGACATATTCTCCATTCACGATATCAACAAAGActctataatattaaaaaaaaaatactctttagTTAACTCATAAAACTGAGGATAAATTtacaaggatttaaaaaaatcttttctaggAATTAATCTGAAATGTTCTATTCAAACTTATATCCAAAATTTTCACCCTCACAATAGTTTTGTAGCCTTGAATGACATATTTAcattacttttattattgtttGGCCTAATAAAATACAGCTGTTTATTTATACACATGTTCTGGGTGACAACAGAGTGATTTGCCaaaattctacatatattttagacCTGCTCAGAAGTCATTTAGCAATTTtcactattttacaaataagCATCATGAAAACAGTAGTTATTTTCAAATGACAGCTTTCTCAACAAacactacaacaaaaaattggaATAGCATACTTAACTTTGATTCTGTGGAAAGGTAAAGCACATGCCCAGCACTGTCATAGCTGTGATAGGAAAGTGCTGCCCCAGCACACTAGAAACACAAACTTTCATTCTAAAGTTAACATACAACATTTTTTGACTAGATTGGGAATGTTTTAAAAGCACTGGCAAAGAGGGGCAAAAGCAAAAAACCAAGCAACATTCCAATTGCTCTGAACTGAGAAGCTGTGGTGGGGCTCAGCAGCTCCTGTGAGAGCCTTTAAAACACTAAGCTAACTATCAGAATACCTCACTTTTCAGTGAGAGCCTTCTGTGTTACAAGCAACCTTTTCCTGTATATACTCAGTTGCAAAAAATGAGAAGGGAAGAGCAGACTGCTCTGCTATCTGTGAATACCACTCACCTGTAAATGTCAGCAGGAGTCCTGATTATAGGCAGCTCTTGGGGAGAATGACCACTGCCAGAGCTGTTCTTTCGCTTACGTTtggcttcttctttcttttcactgAATTTTAAAGTGGTATTTTTTCCAGTATTTATTCGTACCTAAAAATTTCACAGCAAAAAATTATGATCCTTTTGAGAAATCAAGGCCAAAACTAAAACCAATAAACTCtacaattaaagaaataatagtaatagaGGCAGTTTACATTTTTTGACACTGAAATGATGTACATTATCAGCTAAGGCTAACAAGTCCTTATCATACTTCTACAGTATTAAATTATACCTTAAGTGACCAATTCTAGTCATCAGTGACTTTATTattatacagaaaacaaaatacatacaaaCTAAATGCTAGATTATTATAAGCTTTCACATCACCCATTACTTTGATATAAGTCTTTGGCTTAAATCATGCATTTCAAAACAAACAGCACAATTaaccaaaataaatattcagtggGAATATACAATTTAAGTCATAAAAACAATATTAGATAATGCTTAactatttagaatttttaaaataactctattttttttttttttttttttttttggtggtacgcgggcctctcactgttgtggcctctcccgttgcggagcgcatgctccggacgcgtaggctcagcggccatggctcacgggcccagccgctccgcggcatgtgggatcttcccgacccggggcacgaacccgcgtcccctgcatcggcaggcggactctcaaccactgcgccaccagggaagcccaataactctaatttttaaaaatttaaggaccaaaactaaaaatcaaccctGTTCAGGATTAATACATTATTCTTCTATCCCTACTTGGCATTTATACCATCTTTCCATATTAATGACTGCTATTCCCCATAACATTCCtgcaaatattatttattcttcctgttttatttaaatgaaaactaaTTTAAAGCCTGAAAAGAGAATCACAAAACAAACTTTTTTCCTGGCTAATAGGTCAATTTTTTCCAAAGAATTCCAAGATGCTCCTTTTAGTCTGAAgtattagaatatatattttaaaacaccatgtaagggcttccctggtggcgcagtggttgagaatccgcctgccgatgcaggggacacgggttcgtgcccaggtccgggaagatcccacatgccgcggagcgactgggcccgtgagccatggccgctgagcctgcgcgtccggagcctgtgctccgcaacgggagaggccacgacagtgagaggcccgcgtaccaaaaaataaaaaaataaaaaaaaaataaaataaaataaaaaataaaacaccatgTAAGTATTTCACTTCACATTAGAGCACGGAAAACTTGACCTAAGAAATAGCAAATATGTCTTAAACACGTTTCATTAAATAATAATCTCAGGCATTTAAGACTACTACCACAGACCTTTACCTCTGATACTGGCAAACCCTGCAAGGGTACCttgttgtggttaaaaaaaaaaaaaaaaaaagcaccaaccTGAGAAAAAGGAGTCCCTGTTTTATTACTAACTAGCTCTATGGTCTTCTAGGCCCTAAGTTTCCTCGAGAAAGACAAATTAGAAAGATGAAGTTCCCGGTAGCTCCTTAAAGCAGTATTATGAGGCCAAAAGAGCAAGGGAATGAGTTTAAGGTTCTTCCTTCAGTGAGATCCTACCTGCTTTGATCTGGGATTTTAAAACTGGGTATTAAGTATGGAGGGAACAAAAAGTCTTTTGATactaagaaaacttaaaaacctGTATTAGAAGATCTCTCTGTAGTAACCCCCAGCTCTAAAATATCAAACTTCTAAAATCATGATTACCACCCAGAgatgtttatatttaatttgtgAGAAATGGAACTAATTTTTACTTCCTTCTAAATCTTTCCTTTTTGCTCATGATGCTCCTATTCATTTTATGCCCACATAGAAACAACctgatataattaaaaatttaacgAATGCAAGTCACTTTCGTCTTAAATACACCAAAATGCCCAAATTAACCCTAGAATTCTTAAGAAAGCTTTCTGATGAAGGACAGGTGGAGTTACAGTAGTTGTCACTCAAACTCATCTCCTTCCAGACCCCcaaatttcaaattctattgTGCCTTCAGAGAACAATGGACCAATACCAGCTAACtatctagacttttttttttcctttttctttttagataaaTCAGTCAGAGCAAAAGGCAAAAGATGGTTTTCTTGTTTGGCACTATCAACAATATTAATCCCTGTTAATATTGTTCTTTTAAAGAATATCATAGATGATCtctaatattcaaattatatgaaaaattagTAAAGTTAAAAGTATACAAACCCTCTTAGGTTCGAcagtatgagaaaaatatattgttGGTATAGAATTATCTTCAGCCCCTAAGGTATCATGGTCAttttcattatcaccatcatcatcatcttcttcatcttCATTATTGTGATAAGAATTTGAACCATTCATTGAACAGTTCCATTGACTATTCACTTGACCATTGAACAGTTCTGAATTTGTAACATTCTGATAACAATTGCTGGGAGTGAGAGAGTCCGTTACTTGATTCATCATATTCACACTTATGTTCtgatcttccttttcctcttcagaGGACGTATCTTCTCCATTGGCAATCACAGTATCAGGcttactagaaaaagaaaattaacaagaTCAAACAAACACACTAGAATTTTACATATTCTAATTTGCACTTAAGTTCAAAGGGTAAAAACTAAGGTTTTGCATAAGGTATTTTTAAACTAGATTTCTAGGctaataaaatgttttgaaatgaattaataaaaaagtTTCTATGCTAATTCTACATGTTGTAGTTATTCAAACATAAGTAGAATACAGTAgatgatttttctttatctttgcaaGGAGGATATTggccatatacaataaaataccatACAAATA
Above is a genomic segment from Kogia breviceps isolate mKogBre1 chromosome 18, mKogBre1 haplotype 1, whole genome shotgun sequence containing:
- the URI1 gene encoding unconventional prefoldin RPB5 interactor 1 — translated: MEAPPDPGPHASASASAAAPLRAPEVARLREEQEKVVTNCQEKIQHWKKVDNDYNALEERLSTLPDKLSYNIMVPFGPFAFMPGKLVHTNEVTVLLGDNWFAKCSAKQAVGLVEHRKEHVRKTIDDLKKVMKNFESRVEFTEDLQKMSDAAGDIVDIREEIKTDFEFKAKHRIAHKPHSKPKTSDIFEAEFSNDLKSKDLLADKELWDRLEELERQEELLGEIAIDSKPDTVIANGEDTSSEEEKEDQNISVNMMNQVTDSLTPSNCYQNVTNSELFNGQVNSQWNCSMNGSNSYHNNEDEEDDDDGDNENDHDTLGAEDNSIPTIYFSHTVEPKRVRINTGKNTTLKFSEKKEEAKRKRKNSSGSGHSPQELPIIRTPADIYRVFVDIVNGEYVPRKSILKSRSRENSVCSDTSESSAADFDDRRGVLRNISCEEATCSDANESVLDEEQQENHQKKLLPLSITPEAFSGTVIEKEFLSPSLTPHPAMAHPVLPTIPERKEVLSEVSEGTTKRVSKFKAARLQQKN